In Hevea brasiliensis isolate MT/VB/25A 57/8 chromosome 13, ASM3005281v1, whole genome shotgun sequence, a single genomic region encodes these proteins:
- the LOC110648604 gene encoding uncharacterized protein LOC110648604 — MATLQKFKLFATQCGVAQSPTRSPRTSPVVHLRRKKTTLRMLLSRSSGSSRLSPPQNEPPPIHRQPRILAPLPEKKRDTLKDLFVSSPPPFEEEENKGKVREVIGSKCEVFKMRVNGLLGEPAGSPRPGWIGFRHRSLIRRAWRPLLVAIPEEAENEFDPLSAVAK, encoded by the coding sequence ATGGCAACGTTGCAGAAGTTCAAGCTGTTCGCAACGCAATGCGGCGTGGCGCAGAGTCCTACGCGAAGTCCGAGAACAAGTCCCGTTGTTCATCTCCGTCGCAAGAAAACCACCCTCCGCATGCTGCTCAGCCGAAGCTCAGGCTCTAGCCGCCTGTCACCTCCCCAAAATGAGCCACCGCCGATTCATCGCCAACCGAGAATCCTTGCACCGCttccagagaaaaagagagacACTTTAAAGGACCTGTTCGTGTCGTCGCCGCCGCCATTTGAGGAGGAAGAAAACAAAGGCAAGGTTAGAGAGGTGATAGGAAGCAAGTGTGAAGTTTTCAAAATGAGAGTGAACGGTTTGTTAGGGGAACCGGCCGGTTCGCCTAGACCGGGATGGATCGGTTTTAGACATAGGTCTTTGATAAGGAGAGCTTGGCGCCCTCTGCTGGTTGCTATTCCAGAGGAGGCGGAAAATGAATTCGACCCACTTTCTGCTGTAGCAAAATAA